The proteins below are encoded in one region of Apium graveolens cultivar Ventura chromosome 4, ASM990537v1, whole genome shotgun sequence:
- the LOC141719723 gene encoding histone H2B.9-like, with the protein MAPKADKRLVEKSPKQANVGKKLPKEASLATMEKNKNNRSRKILETYKIYIFKVLKQMHPDVGISSKAMGIMDSFINDIFEKLAGEASKLAKYNKKPTLTSREIQTAVKLVLPGELAKNAILEGTKAVIKFWNLRDWENFMYLFWLNSA; encoded by the coding sequence ATGGCTCCAAAGGCAGACAAAAGGCTGGTCGAGAAATCACCGAAGCAGGCAAATGTTGGCAAGAAACTTCCGAAAGAGGCCAGTTTAGCGACGATGGAAAAAAATAAGAACAATAGAAGTAGGAAGATCTTGGAGACTTATAAGATATATATCTTTAAGGTGTTGAAGCAAATGCATCCTGATGTCGGAATATCGAGCAAGGCGATGGGGATAATGGACAGTTTTATTAATGACATTTTCGAGAAATTAGCGGGAGAGGCATCGAAGTTGGCGAAGTATAATAAGAAGCCTACACTTACGTCGAGGGAGATTCAGACCGCGGTGAAGCTAGTGTTGCCTGGGGAATTGGCTAAGAATGCTATTTTGGAAGGGACCAAGGCGGTTATCAAGTTTTGGAATCTTAGAGATTGGGAAaattttatgtatttattttgGCTAAATTCTGCTTGA